The sequence catgctgtggcggcgtcccatataaagtggaggaagatggccatggatgttagcccagggccagtcttcctcagcaaaaagaggaggattggcagatgttagctcagggccgatcttcctcacacacacacaaaaaaatccatttggcttgccactctaataaatcaaatttcccaatgacaggaaccatgttggttcttccatccacagtacaagtactttgtacttggatgtgctattaataaatatttcttgaacatcactttaaagtcaatcagactataaattaaaattttcaccataagtagataatgaatggtaagaggcaatacattaaaggtgcaacgctgctctaaaagagaacatatcccctcatatacaaggatgcccacttggcttttcactgttgctgggactgttggaaagaaagagtgatggcatcacagtgtaacagaaaattctagtggtggcatgtgggttggggaggcaggctgtatggaaggtctgccccaacggcctccgtgtcattcctatgcccctagccttgatttcctcatttttaaaaggtgagatctaccttagtttgttacgtaggttccttccactcctaaaagagatttgatgctattagagttatttttcattgcagaattggttttcaacagtttccatgttttctacacaattccacctagtacctccaatcaataataaaaaattatacatgagctttcatgagttggatattataataagtgctcaaaatgtataacactgatgttgttcctatttaacattaaagattccagtgtcctcatatttacattcagaaaaggaaagctggcttagatatacacttagaagaacttattaactcatatttaatcgtatgacaaaaatgacaccatgacaagggatattaggattaagcaaattaattagatacaaagttcctagcctctaaagctgaattcctagtaagtttaaccgtttgtcaccttctgtgttaccacaacttcaaaatgatttgttttcttaaaaggctggagggtaggggtggggggaatgacttatgaattaaccagggattgtttggatataattataaactgcaaatcaccatgatttcaatgatattcagacttttaaagctattttataaaaaaagaaaagaaagcaaattagacctttgctaagagattatttatgagtaaggaacttatacattcatgactgagtgttcgacaatacattcccagtggaatgatctctaaaaacgtctataattaaaaacagaatagtaaaaaaaaattcaatggcttactctcttgttggtgagttagtggaggattccttttttgaatcaggagagcttagagtttgcaaaatacaattatgtttttcggtggatagggcacctctttcttgctcagagtggattaattttaaggcctctattccatcttctccctccatcttgtcACTCGGATCTGGctgtggttctggactctctaaaatcagaccatcttcacttacggcaactgtgaggtcactgctgctgctcagactttcctcttcctgctgttgctgcattttcctgaagggcttctgtgcctcggggtccccgtgaggaggatgatctggaagaggGGATATGAAGAGACTACTGATCACTAAGTGCAGGGAGAAGCGAGGTAAGACGTTCCACCTCACAGAATGGGATTATTCATCAGTTAAAACATGTAGAAACAATCCATGAttaattacagtatttaaaaactcattaaaaatattttattaaatatattaaaaatataacaatgagtttaaaaatcagagaattcgcttgtaagaatatttccacatacatatttaagaattcattagaatggaatttgttggcaaagtcaccactgtactttgttttttgacaaaagataaaattagagagtacactttgttcttacataagaccactaccacccagaaaaactaaataccaacaaaaatcagcaaacaatcTCAGCCTCTCACCCCACCTGAGAAACCTTCCTGAGCAGAATGCTTCTCTTGAGAACACTTACTTTCAGATGCACAGTATTCTGAGACTGATATCGGAGCGACTGGTAGTCTGGCACTGTCTTCCTTGACTTCAATATGTTCCCGTGTCAGTATTTCTCCCTCTGATGCCCCTGATCTGCTGGAACTGTCAcactttaaatcagtggttctgctTCCTGGACGTAATCTTCCCCGTAACAGGGAATGGAGTTCAGCAGACTTTTTGctttcagataaattactcttGCCGTGACGTGAGTTGCTTCCTATCTCCAAGCAATGAGTCTGTTCCTCCTCAGACAATGGGCTGGCTGTGACTGGCGTTTTCTCACCAATCTGAAGAGATGTccttccatctattttgtcagacTTATTTAAGCACTGTGTGCCACTATTAGTGCAGACTACATAGCTGTCTGTCACATCACTGCTCTGGGCTGTCTGTTGCTGTGAACGTGGGTCAAGAATTGTTCTGAAGTTCTTCGTGGGTTGGGGAGATTTCTGCTCTGTACTAACATCTCCAGCGCTTGAGATGGCTGACATCTGGCGGCCCATAAAGATTGTTGCTGGTTGATACAATCCTCTTGACACAGCTGTCCCCAAGTTAATCCCTGCCTGCATTGCAACCTGCAGCACCAAAAGAGACGTGAGTTAAATGTATTGTGTATGAACAATTAGgttgtttaggttgttttcagaaatgaaatgaggaaaaggaagcatcaccattgaaatcaacagctaccatgtttataaaactcatggcttcctacaaaatgaatgagcaaaaaactggtatagtccatactctttaattttaaaaacagtgttggttcacaaagcaaatattgtcaaggaactatggaatctatatttttcaaaaagaaatgcatacattgcacaactatgtgaatgtacttaatgccactgaattgtacacttaaatgtggttaagatggtaaattttatgttatgtatattttagcacaagcaaaaaaaaaaaaagctgtgagttctagccactttcctcagagatgctcagatttgatggagctaggaaggtacctgatggaaaaaaaaaaaaaagggagagggagagaaagagatgcatacaaaggact is a genomic window of Diceros bicornis minor isolate mBicDic1 unplaced genomic scaffold, mDicBic1.mat.cur scaffold_55_ctg1, whole genome shotgun sequence containing:
- the LOC131403130 gene encoding LOW QUALITY PROTEIN: centrosomal protein kizuna-like (The sequence of the model RefSeq protein was modified relative to this genomic sequence to represent the inferred CDS: inserted 1 base in 1 codon), translated to MFILLIDVPVAMQAGINLGTAVSRGLYQPATIFMGRQMSAISSAGDVSTEQKSPQPTKNFRTILDPRSQQQTAQSSDVTDSYVVCTNSGTQCLNKSDKIDGRTSLQIGEKTPVTASPLSEEEQTHCLEIGSNSRHGKSNLSESKKSAELHSLLRGRLRPGSRTTDLKCDSSSRSGASEGEILTREHIEVKEDSARLPVAPISVSEYCASENHPPHGDPEAQKPFRKMQQQQEEESLSSSSDLTVAVSEDGLILESPEPQPDPSDKMEGEDGIEALKLIHSEQERGALSTEKHNCILQTLSSPDSKKESSTNSPTRELYNHSDILKEDLEACGTAVLHQPPRLLPGGGSHEKQVRSEQASASGLLRAQLGQHMATLKERDNSITEEVARKSEVFXVKNVDQRTGLAVIKSVPTSLPRTHEAIWAAALLKKAPTEECDDSSAVHSNESSCSLPSILNDSSGIKEAKPTLWLNSVLTREQDVSSGCGDESKEESMAAKIPITETKAYQLLKWSTLQDNTNQTEDRFQKADASASQLSGDCQLRIRLEAETSKAEVTQGAEVKDCPAR